GCCATCAAAAATCTTACTGATCTTCAGAACTATCTGGCTTCTGTTACAAAAAGTGGAGAAAACAATTTCTATGGATGGTCTGTAAGTGCAGATCGTAAAAATTCTAAAATGAATGCTGTTTATTTGGGAGTTCCATCTTTAGGGCTTCTAGGAAGGGATTATTACCAGAAAATCAATGAAAAAAATACAGAAGCTCTTACTGAATACCAGAAGTATGTCGCATTGATGTTAAAAGAATTAGGATATACCAATCCGGATGCCGCTGCAAAAGGAATCGTTGATTATGAAAAAAGCATTGCAAAAACCTATTTAACAAACGAGCAGAGCCGTGATAATACCCTTCAGTACAATCCTCAGACGATGGCTGAGCTTTCAGCACTGGTAAAAGGAATTGATATTCCTGCCTATCTTAAAAAAGCAGGCGTAAATACAGATAAAGTTATTATTGGAGAACTGAATTACTACAAAAATCTGGATCAGTTAATAAATGCCCCAAATATTCAGGTGATTAAAGATTACATGAAATTTCATCTGATTAATGGGAATGCAACTTATCTAAGTGAAAAGCTGGATACTATTAATTTTAACTTTTATGGAAAATACTTATTCGGTCAGCAGGAACAGAGAGCATTGGATAAAAGAGGACTTGAATTGATTAACAGAAATATAGGAGAAGCTTTCGGTAAATTATATGTTGAAAAATATTTTCCGGCCGAATCTAAAGCCCAGATGGTTGAACTGATTGATTATTTAAAGAAAAGTTTTGCGGTTCACATCAAAAACTTGACATGGATGTCAGCCGCCACCAAAGAGAGAGCCATGGATAAGCTCAATAAGTTTAGTGTAAAAGTGGGCTATCCGGATCAATGGAAAGACTATTCAGCATTAGAAATTATTCCGGGAAGTACCTTGTATAAAAATCTTCAGAATATTGCTGAATGGAATTATAATAAGAAACTGGAAAAAATAGGAAAACCCGTTGACAAATCAGAATGGGGAATGACACCGCAAACTGTAAATGCCTATTATAGAGCTGTAAACAATGAAATTGTATTTCCTGCAGCCATTCTTCAACCTCCGTTCTTTAATCCTAAAGCTGATGCAGCAGTAAATTTTGGTGGGATAGGAGCCGTTATCGGTCACGAAATAAGCCATGGGTTTGATGATTCAGGAGCTCAGTTCGATGGAGACGGAAATCTGGTAGACTGGTGGATGCCTGAAGATAAAGCCAATTTTGAGAAAGCTACAAAAGCACTTGTCGCCCAATATGACAAGTATGAGCCTGTGAAAGGATCTTTCATCAACGGAACCCACACTAACGGAGAAAACATTGCCGATCTAGGTGGTGTAAATATTGCTTACGATGCCTTACAAATGTATTTAAACGATAAAGGGAATCCCGGAAAAATCAGTGGGTTTACCCCTGAACAAAGATTTTTTATGAGCTGGGCTACCATCTGGAAAACCAAAGCACCAGAAAAATACCTGCTTCTTCAGATAAAGATTGATAAACATTCTCCTGGATACCTTAGAAGCTTTGCCCCGTTGATTAATATTGATGCTTTCTACAAAGCCTTCGATGTGAAAAAAGGAGATCAGCTATATAAAGCTCCTGAAGATCGAATCAAAATCTGGTAAACATACCCAACCGCTCATTAATGGGCGGTTTTTGTTTTTTTAGGTATTAGGTATTAGGTATTAGGTGGGAGCTAATTTGTAATCATTTCATCAGCTTTAACCAAAATGAACATTCACATCAATCTCCATAATATTTTTATCTCTATACCCATAAATCTTCAAACTCAAGATGTAGACTTGTTATCATTTATGAATTATCGCTCATTATTTATTATTAAAGTTCGTATATTTGATCAGTTTGTGTACAATCAAAAATTATCTTTAATGAAAAAGCTAAATATTGGAATACTGGCCCTTTCGGGTATTGTATTTTTAAATTCGTGCGGTACGGCTAAAACGGCTGGAACAGAAAACAAAACTGAAACTACAGCTGCCGTTGCAGAACCGGTAAAAGGAAAAATGAAAGAGGAAGGGATTAATTTATCTTATATGGATAAAAGTATCCGCCCGCAGGATGACTTTTTTAGCTATGTGAACGGAAATTGGGTGAAAACTACTCAGATTCCTTCAGATAAAGCAAGTTGGGGGTCTTTCAATGCGTTGAGAGAAAATGTGGATGATGCTTCCCTTGATATTCTGAACAAAATTTTATCCGAAACTTACACAGAAGGATCAGAAGGACAGAAAATTCAGAATCTGTACGCATCTTTTATGGATGTAAATAAAAGAAATGCAGACGGGCTGGCTCCGATTAAAGCAGATCTGGCAAAGATTGATGCCATTAAAAACCTTAATGACCTTCAGAAATATCTTCTTGAAGCTACAAAATTGGGAGACAACTCTTTCTATGGATGGAGAGTAAGTGCGGATATGAAGAATTCTACCATGAATGCAGTATATCTTGGCGGTCCTGATCTAGGATTGGGAAGAGATTATTACCAAAAAGTAAATGATGCCAATACAAAAACATTAGCAGAATACCAGACCTACGTAGGAAAGCTGTTTGATGTTTTGGAAAATAAGAATTCCGCACAATCGGCTCAGAATGTGGTGGCTTTTGAAAAGCAGCTTGCCAATTATTTGCTGACTTTGGAGCAGAACAGAGATGCCAACCTTAGATATAACCCTAAAAATGTATCCGAACTGTCAGGTATCGTTAAGAACATCAACCTTGCACAATACCTGAAAGATGCTGGAGTAAATACAGATCGTGTTATCATTGGTGAACTGAAATATTATCAGAATATGGATCAGTTCCTGACAGAGAAAAATCTTCCGCTATTAAAAGACTACCTGAAATATCACCTGATCAACGGGAATGCCAGCAATCTTGATGACAAACTTGAACAGATCAGATTTGATTTCTATTCCAAATATCTTCAGGGGCAGAAAGAACAGCGCCCGATGAACAAAAGGGGGCTTGCTCTTGTGAATAGTGTGCTGGGAGAAGCTTTCGGGAAATTATATGTTGAAAAATACTTTACTCCTGAAGCAAAAGCTCAGATGGAAACCTATATTGACTACCTTTTAAAATCATTCAAAACGCATATTAATGATATAGACTGGATGTCTCCGGCTACCAAAGTAAAAGCTCAGGAAAAACTTTCTAAATTTACGGTTAAGATCGCCTATCCTGACAAATGGAAGGATTACACAAAGTTAAAAGTGGAGTCTCCAAAACAGGGAGCTACATTATATTCAAACCTGCAGAATGTTTCGGCATGGCAGTATCAGAGAAGCTTAGATAAAGTAGGAAAACCTGTTGATAAAACAGAGTGGGGAATGTCTCCGCAAACGGTAAATGCTTACTATAGCGGATCAAACAACGAAATTGTATTCCCTGCAGCAATCCTTCAGCCTCCTTTCTATAACCCGAAGGCAGATGCCGCAGTTAATTTCGGAGGAATCGGAGCAGTAATCGGTCACGAAATCTCCCACGGATTTGATGACAGCGGCTCCCGATTTGATGGCGACGGAAACCTGAATAACTGGTGGACAGATCAGGACCGTAAAAACTTTGATGCAAAAGTAGGACAGCTGGCAGCCCAATACAGCGCTTATGAACCCGTAAAAGGAAGTTTCGTGAACGGTAAATTCACAAGCGGTGAAAATATTGGTGACCTGGGTGGAGTAGCGGTTGCATACGACGCCCTTCAGATGTATCTTAAAGATAAAGGAAATCCGGGCAAGATCAGCGGATTTACTCAGGATCAGAGATTCTTTATGAGTTGGGCAACCGTATGGAGAACAAAAGCTACAGATCAGTTTATGATCAATCAGGTGAAGACAGATCCTCACTCTCCGGGAGTTTTCAGAGCATTTGGGCCGCTGGTTAATCAGGATGCATTTATCAAAGCATTTGATATTAAACCTGGAGACAAAATGTACAAAGCCCCACAGGACAGAATAAAAATTTGGTAAGACCTGCCAAAAAATTGTTAGAAAATAAAAACGCATCAGAAATGGTGCGTTTTTATTTTATTTTTCATAGTTTAGTGACAACATAACAAGATGATATTCCGTTATAATATAATTGGTTAAATTAAATATTTCAAGAAAAATCTTGACAAAATTTTGTATGTTACAGTTTTTTTTTAAATTTAAACATTGGATTAGTAATTTATTGAGTATATCAGTAAATTGCTCTTAGACAGATCCTAATCAAAATCAGAAATCTCAAAATAATAATAATATGGCAATGTTTAATTATGGTGTTGGCGGAAACGAGGTAAAAGTAGACGCTAATGAAGCTATCCAGGAAATACAGGAAAATAAATCACTGATAGTAAGCCAGCTTACAACAGAAGAATCGTATACCCCTGAAATTGTAACAGGATTAAAAACCGTAGAAGATGTCTTCAGACATTTCCAGCCTTCTGTAGCGGTACAGCATGAAACAGAGGATGGCGGTATGGTAGAAGAAGAATTCCGTTTTCAGAATCTTGGGGACTTTACACCCAAAAGTCTTACCCAAAAATCAGATTATCTACAGCAGCTTAGCATGGAACAGGAGCAGTACAATAAAATCGTACGCCAGCTGAAAACCAATAAGATACTGCGTAATATGCTGGAGAACGATCAGACAAGAGCTGCGTTCATTGAAGTATTGAAAGAAGTGGCACAAGAACTTGAAAAATAATTACATTAAATCAAATCATGGATAGCAAATTACAAGCACAAGAAAGCCAGCAGCAGGGACAACAGCAGCAGCACTCCGGGCAGCCGAAGGGCAACCCGCTTGCAGAGCTTAATAAAATGGGAGGTTTTGGCTTTGTTGAATCCGTTGTAGACGGTATCGCCAATATGAACCCAACAAGAAAGGCAAGAAAAGAAATCTTCCTGAACGACTCCAATAAAGCAGAGGAAAGAAAAGAACTTCTCCAGAAAATTAACCTGTGGGTTAGCCTGTTGGAAGGAAACGAATCTGCAGATAAAATGGCCGATACTTGCAAGACAAAAGCTCAGGCCGCAGATCAGAATTTAAAAACCAATCTGAAAAATACACTCGATGCAGTCCGTATGCTGGAAACCAACTACAGAACAGTAGCTCAATTCTATAAAAATACAGAACTGGATAAAGTAGATAACGTAAGCATCGTTAACGCCAGCCTTGAACAGGTTTCAGATCTGGATAATCCACTGTTCATTGATGCTATTTCTGAAGAATTCAAAAATTACTATGACCGTTTAGACCTTAGAGATAACTACTCACTTCTTGCGATTCCTGGATATTTAGGATCCAATAAAGTGATTGAAAAATGGGCTAAGATCTGTAACGAGAACAAAGTAATGATGGTTACAGATTTCGCCAACCTTGATAAGCCGGATGATGTGGTAGATTTATTCCACTCTGCCAACCTTACAGGTGGTGAGCTTCACAGAAGTAACGTGATCATGACATGTAACTGGTTAGTGGGTAGAGGAAAAGCTGAAGAAGTAGGAGAAGAGGAAAACGTAGAACTTCCGCCTTCCACTTCATTAGCTGGAAAAATCCACAAAACACTGATGTCTCAGGTTGCAGCAGGTAAAAAACACGGTAACATCAACGAGGTAGATGCTGTAAAATTCGAATTGAAGAAAAGTGAAATTTCTCAGTTGGAAAAAATGGGACTTGTACCAATGGTTAATGAATATGGAAAGATCATGGCTTTCTCTGCGAAAACATTATTCACAGGAGATAACATTGGTCTTCAGACCTATTCCGTAGTTCGTGTATTCGACTATGTAACCAAAGTATTACTGGACTTCCTGAACAGAAGAGCTTTTGAAAACTGGAATGCCAAGAATGAAGATGATCTGAGAAGACAGATTGTAACATTCCTGGACAACATCAAAGGCCCGGATAAACTGATCGAAAAGTTCAAAATTGTTCGTTTTGAACAGGACAGAGTAAACAAAGACAGAGTATGGCTTGACATCCGTATGACGCCTTATTTCCCTACAAAAAGTTTCGTTATCAAACTAGACGGACACAAGGGTGATGATGGTAACGAATGGGATGCACAGTATACTCAGGAATAATTACAACCCAACTTTTAATAATAAAAACCGATGCATTTTTTACATCGGTTTTTTACTGCCAAATCACATGAAAATTAATATAACCTTAAAAACATATGCTCTCCCGGTAGCTGTAATGCTTGTTCTGACAGGCTGTGAAAAGAAATATCAAAGCCCTGATCATTATAAAATAGACTATTTTAAAAACGAACGCCAGGAAGGGAAAGCTTATATCATGAATGAAGAAGAATGTTTTGACGCCAGTGAACTGGTGGTCGGAAGTTCCTCTGTAAAACTGGTAGACAGTTCATCAGGGAGAGGAAAGCCGTTCTTTCTTTACCAGGTGAGAAACGGAAAAATCCTGAAAACAGTGAGAGATTCTGTCATGAACTATCCTTTCATGTTTTTATCTCACCAGAGGCTTAAGCTTAAAAATGATTCCATGTACGTCTATCTTAAGAGACTCGAAGGGTATACTCTGATCAGAAAAGACAGAAACCTTAACTACCAATGGCTGAAGGCAGCTCCGGTATATTCCATTAAAAAAGATAAATAATCAATGGCTGGAAGAAGGAAGCTGGAAGTTGCTTCTGATTATAGGTATAGAAAGACATTGTAAAATCAAAATACTATAAAAAAGATAAAGATAGATCAGCACTTATTATTGATGATATTTATAGCTCCCGGCTTCAATCCTTTATAAATCAAAATAAGTTTATCTTTGCATAACGGGAGTGTAGTTGTATATTAAGCTAAGCATTCCTTCAATTATTTAAACAGACTGAGGTTTTTGGAAAAAGATCATAAAAGTTCAGGCTTTCTCCATATTGGAAACAAGCTTTTAAACTGGTACAAGAAGAATGCAAGAGACCTGCCGTTCAGGCAGACGAAAGACCCTTACAAAATCTGGATCTGCGAAATTGTTTTTCAGCAGACGAGGATCAGTCAGGGGCTGGGTCATTATAATAGCTTTATTAAAAGATTTCCCGATGTAAAAACTTTAGCTGAAGCTGAAGAAGATGAGGTTCTGTTATACTGGAAAGGATTGGGATATTACTCAAGAGCAATCAATATCCATAAGGCCGCTCAGCAGATTATGAATGATTATCAAGGTACATTTCCGGAACAGTATGAAGAGATTTTAAAACTGAAAGGGGTGGGAAAATATACCGCCGCCGCTATTTCAAGTATTTGTTTTGGAGGAAGAATGCCAGCAGTTGACGGCAACTTTTACAGAGTATTGAGCCGTATTTTTGCAGATGATTTCGATATTTCCAGTTCAAAAGCCTTTACCTATTTTTCTGAACTGGCCTTCCTGATAATGCCTGAAAGTGCAGGCGACTTTAATCAGGCTATGATGGACATAGGTTCCGAAGTTTGTAAACCCAAGAATCCTCTTTGTGGGGAATGTCCTGTGAATGAAGACTGTCTAGCATTCTCTTTACAGAAAGTTTCTGATTTTCCGGTGAAGACCAAAAAAGTAAAAGCAGAAGACCTTGCTCTACAATACTATTTTGTGCACAGAAACGGACAGTTTTTAATTCAGCAGAGAAAAGAGGATTTTATCTGGAAGAAATTATTTGAGTTTTTACCAGAGCTCCCAGCGGAACTCAAACCCTTTATCAGAAACACAAAAACAATTTCCCATAAGCTGACCCACAAGAACCTGACCATTGAAATTACCGATGTAGAAGTAGTGTCTGAGGCGGCCTGGAATAGCTTTACAGAGCAGAATCAGTACATTGTCACAGACTTTGAAGCCTTTCATGAAAGGTCTTTTCCGAAGCCTTTGGAAAACTACATTCAAAACTCACTGAAAGACTGAAATTTGTCTTCCTAAATCTGAAATCTAATTTGTACTTTTGCAAAATGATTAAAAACGTCATTTTTATTTTCATCACGCTGCTTGTTGTTTCATGTGGGAAAGATTCGGTTCCCAAACCTTACGGAGAACTTCGTCTGGAATATCCTGCACCGAAATACCAGAAATTTGAAAGCAGCTGTGCTTATACCTTTGAATATTCAGACTTTGCATCATTAACACCCGCCAAAAAGCCGTGCTGGTATTATCTGAACTATCCGCAAATGAAGGCTAAGGTATTCGTAACCTATTACCCGATACAAAACGATTTCGCAGATCATATCAAGGAAGCCGAAAAAATGGTATACGAACATACCGTGAAAGCCAGTTCCATAGAAACCAAATCTTTTGAATACCCTGAAAAAAAGGTATACGGAAACTTCTATGAATTGAAAGGGCAGAGTGCTTCCAATCTTCAGTTTTACATTACAGACAGCACAAAACATTTTGTGACTGCTTATTTATACTTTAATACAAGACCAAAGCCGGATTCTCTGGCTCCCGCAGTGAACTATATCAAAAATGATATGAAGCACCTGCTGGATACTTTTGAATGGAAAAAATAAATTACTTTTAAAATACATTGAAAAATATATGAAACTTTTAGTTGTAGGAAGTGTTGCATTTGATGCAATCGAGACGCCATTTGGTAAAACAGATAAAATTTTAGGAGGTGCTGCCACATACATCAGCATTACTTCATCTATTTTAGGCGTTAAATCTGGTATTGTTTCTGTAGTAGGAGGAGATTTTCCACAGGAACATCTTGATATGTTCTCCGGAAGAGATGTGAACATCGAAGGAATTGAGATCGTAAAAGAAGGAAAAACGTTCTTCTGGTCCGGAAAATATCACAACGATCTGAACACAAGAGATACTTTAGCTACAGAAGTGAATGTTTTGGAAAACTTTGATCCGAAAATTCCAGATTCGATGCAGAATGCAGAGATCTTGCTGCTTGGAAACCTGCACCCGGGTGTTCAGCTTTCCGTATTGGAAAAAATGAATGAACGTCCTAAACTTGTGATCCTGGATACCATGAATTTCTGGATGGATACGGCTTGGGATATTCTGATGGATATGATTGCTAAAACAGATGTGATCACCATCAATGATGAGGAAGCAAGACAGCTTTCAGGAGAATATTCCTTAGTAAAAGCGGCTAAAAAGATCCACGAAATGGGACCTCAATATGTCATTATCAAAAAAGGAGAGCACGGAGCCCTTCTTTTCCACGACAGCAAAGTATTCGCTATTCCTGCGCTTCCGTTAGAAGAAGTTTTCGATCCAACCGGAGCCGGAGATACTTTCGCAGGAGGCTTTGCCGCTTATCTTGCTAAAAAAGGAAAATTTGATTTTGAGACCATGAAATCTGCATTAATCGTAGGTTCTGCCATGGCTTCTTTCACCGTTGAAAAATTCGGAACAGAAAGAATTCAGGAAGTAAATGAATCTGATATGTTCAGCAGATTGAGACAATTCAAAGAATTAACGACATTTGATGTTGAACTGCAATAAATAAGTCTTTTTAAGAAATATTTATAATAAAAAATTTAGTGTAATTCATTAAGAATTCTAAATTTGCAACTTGTTTAAAATAGTAAAATGACAAATAAACTAAAAATCACTTTTCTCCTTGGGATTTTCATGATGATATTCTCTTCAAACATGATAAATGCCCAGCTAAAACCAGGAGAATTAGTGGATGGTATTGCGGCTGTAATCGGAGATGAAATTGTTCTGGAATCTGATGTAAACGAACAGATGCACTACGCAAAACAGCAGGGAGCTTCTAATACGGATAAGTGTGAGTTCCTGGAAAATCTGATCAGCAATAAGCTTTTGGTATACGAAGCAAAAAAAGATACATTAATTGAAAACCGTTCTGCTGCCATTAAAGAGCAGGCGAATGCGAAATACCGTCAGCTTCTTTCTCAGTTCCCGGACGAAAAAACAATGTTAGCTGCCTATAAGTTCAGAAACGGATATGAAATGAAAAATGCGATCGAGAAGATCGATACTGACCAGTACTACGGGCAGGCAAAATATCAGCGTGTTACAGAAAAAGCAGACGTTACTCCTAATGAAGTAACAGACTTTTATAACCTATATAAAATGCAGCTTCCTGAGGTAAAAGATGAAATTTCTATGGCTCAGATTGTCATGTATCCTAAACTGACTGAAGCGCATAAAGATGACCTTATTAAACGTCTTAAGAAAATCAAACAGGATATCCTGGGCGGTGAAACTTTTGAAAGCCAGGCAAGAATTTATTCCGAGGATGAAGGATCTGCTGCCACCGGAGGTCTGTATAAAAATATCTACAAAGGACAAATGGTAAAACCATTTGAAGCGGCTGCGCTGAATCTTCAGGAAAATGAAATTTCAGAACCGATTGAGTCTGAATTCGGATATCATATTATTCAGTTACTGAAGAAGTCAGGTAAAGTATATGATGCACGCCACATTCTTTTAAAGGCTACTCCTACTGATGATGAAATCAAGACTGCTAAAGCTAAGCTTGATAGCATCAAAGGATTGATCCAGGATGGGAAAATGACATTTAAAGATGCTGCGTTTAAATTTTCAGATGATAAAAGAACCAAGTTCAATGCTGGGGTTATTCCCGGAGCAGATGGTTCTGATAAAATTGAAAGAGAAAGCATTCCAGGAACAATCAGCTATGAATTGGCAGGGCTGAATAAAGGAGATATCACTCCCGCTTTTGAAGAAGAGGAAAACAAAAGAAAGCTGGTGAAGATCATCAAAATTGAAGATGTAATTCCTGCTCACCAGATTACGCTGGAAACAGATTATAACAGAATCAAGCAAATGGCACTCAATAAGAAAAAGAACGAGATGGTTGAGAAGTTCGTTAATTCTAAACTTCCTACAATCTTTATGTCGATAGACGGCCGTTATGACAGTTGTAATTTCAAAGCCAACTGGAAAAAAGAATCACTCAAAAAATAAAATATAAACCTTCAGAATTTCTGGAGGTTTTTTTTGTCTCAATACTATTTCCTTTCTGAAAAATTCTATCTTTAAACGATCAACTTTAAAGTAATGGATGAAGATTTTTACAGACAGAAGTTTCAGGAAGCAGTGGATATTATTTCCGGAAAAGAGTTTTGTGACGCAGGCCTCCGGGTATCTGTGGATGATGTCCTTGAATCTGTTGCATTAAAAATATACAAGCCGGAATGGTCCAGTACTCCCGAATCTCCTCTGAATGCTCCGGGGAAGGATCTTTTTTTCAGCCTGGGTTAATGAAAAAACAGTTGAGAAAAGAAAATTGTACTATAATATTCATGCTCTCTAACTGAGAGCACTTAAAGAGTACAAAATCCCGGCTCGAAGCTTTGCAGAAGACTTTAGAAAGCAATTTGCAGATGATCAGGGAAACTGGGAGAATGTCAGTGTAAGATACGGCCCTCTTACCCTGATGGAAGGCTGGATAGAACTTACTCCTGACCGTATTCAGAATGATCTGTGTATAATGGCTCATAAATTTCTTAATCTAAGCCCGGTAATAGATGCTGTTTTGTATAACTATCGATTGAAATCATAGTAAATATCAGTTATTTTATCCATTTTTTAATCACTGAGAATCCTTGTTTTTAGTATTTTTACGCATGAGCAATTTTATAGACTTTAATTCAGCAAAAAAATTTCATCAGATGCAGACAGAGCAGAATAGAATTACACAGCTTTTTAATATACAATATCCAATAATTCAGGCCGGAATGATCTGGCACTCCGGATGGAGGCTGGCTTCGGCGGTTTCCAATTGCGGAGGACTAGGATTAATAGGAGCGGGAAGTATGTATCCCGATATCCTGAGAGAAAACATTCAGAAATGTAAAATGGCTACAGATAAGCCGTTCGGAGTGAATGTTCCCATGCTATATCCTAACTTGGAAGAAATCATCCAGATTATTTTAGAAGAAGGTGTAAAAATAGTTTTTACCTCCGCAGGAAATCCTAAAACATATACAGAAACACTTCAGAAAGAAGGCCTTACCGTTGCCCACGTGGTATCTTCAACCAAATTTGCCGTAAAATGCGAAGAAGCAGGCGTAGATGCCGTTGTCGCTGAAGGTTTTGAAGCCGGAGGACATAACGGTAGAGATGAGACCACAACCTTCTGCCTGATTCCTAATGTAAAACAGCATATCTCCAAACCATTGATTGCTGCGGGCGGAATAGCATTAGGCTCACAGATGAAAGCCGCAATGATTTTAGGAGCAGACGGGGTACAGATTGGTTCCCGTTTCGCTGCCACCGTAGAAGCAAGCGCTCATGAAAACTGGAAAAAGAAAATTACAGAGCTGAATGAAGGAGATACTCACCTTACCTTAAAAGAACTGGCCCCGGTAAGGATGGTGAAAAATAAATTCTTTAACGAATTGGAAGGTATCTACCAATCCGGAAGAAATAAAGAAGCTTTAACAGCATCTTTAGGAAGAGCCAGAGCAAAACGCGGAATGTTTGAAGGAGATATGGAAGATGGAGAACTGGAAATCGGGCAGGTATCAGCATTAATTCATGATATTCTTCCGGTAGAAACAGTGTTCAGTACACTCCTGAAAGAATTTGAAGAAGCAAAATCACCGTCTTTGTAAATAACCTCAGCTCAGGATAAGAATATCTGATGGTTGCAGGTTTGAAGCTGGGTGATGGAAGAAGGACGTTATAAAGGTCATCGATAATAAGTGTTGACCTGTTTTTATTTAATTTGATTTTTTGGTGGCTTTCAATACCTATAACAGAAGTAACTTCCAGCCTCCTTCTTCCGTCTTCCAGCCTTTTATATTTAAACTCTGTATTTTAATATGGGAATTATTTTCATTAATTAATACATTTGCGCGGACGTTTTATAAAAGTGATAAAACGGAATTAAACAAATTGCAGCAAAAATCATGACCCAAAGCAAGCTGACAGAAATCAATGGAACTGATATTTATATAGAATACAATAATCGTTTTGAAGGCAGCCCCGTCATCGTTTTTCTCCATGATTCTTTAGGTTGTGTACAGCTTTGGAGAGATTTTCCTACTTGGTTGTCAGAAGCAACAGGGTGTAATTTTCTGGCGTATGACAGAGCGGGCTATGGAAAATCAGGTCCCATGCTTACCCATAAAAGACCTGTTAATTACATGGAGCTGGAAGCGGATTTTCTGAATGAGCTGCTGACAAAACTTAAGATCAATAGCGCCATTTTATTCGGCCACAGTGACGGCGGGACCATTGCCCTGATCACTGCTGCAAAATACCCGGAAAAGACAAAAGCCGTAGTGTGTGAGGCAGGGCATATTTTTGTAGAAGAAATTACATTAAAAGGCGTATATGATGCCTGGGAAGC
This region of Chryseobacterium vaccae genomic DNA includes:
- a CDS encoding M13 family metallopeptidase, whose product is MKKLIFSLSLITGISAQNTMNAQTKTAKTAVNHTEKGLDLAAIDPSVRPQDDFYNYVNGTWMKTAKVPADKPAWGSFDKLAEDTDNNSMIILNSLLTDKFAEGSEGKKIQDLYASYMNMQKRNADGIKPIQEKLNKIDAIKNLTDLQNYLASVTKSGENNFYGWSVSADRKNSKMNAVYLGVPSLGLLGRDYYQKINEKNTEALTEYQKYVALMLKELGYTNPDAAAKGIVDYEKSIAKTYLTNEQSRDNTLQYNPQTMAELSALVKGIDIPAYLKKAGVNTDKVIIGELNYYKNLDQLINAPNIQVIKDYMKFHLINGNATYLSEKLDTINFNFYGKYLFGQQEQRALDKRGLELINRNIGEAFGKLYVEKYFPAESKAQMVELIDYLKKSFAVHIKNLTWMSAATKERAMDKLNKFSVKVGYPDQWKDYSALEIIPGSTLYKNLQNIAEWNYNKKLEKIGKPVDKSEWGMTPQTVNAYYRAVNNEIVFPAAILQPPFFNPKADAAVNFGGIGAVIGHEISHGFDDSGAQFDGDGNLVDWWMPEDKANFEKATKALVAQYDKYEPVKGSFINGTHTNGENIADLGGVNIAYDALQMYLNDKGNPGKISGFTPEQRFFMSWATIWKTKAPEKYLLLQIKIDKHSPGYLRSFAPLINIDAFYKAFDVKKGDQLYKAPEDRIKIW
- a CDS encoding M13 family metallopeptidase, with the protein product MKKLNIGILALSGIVFLNSCGTAKTAGTENKTETTAAVAEPVKGKMKEEGINLSYMDKSIRPQDDFFSYVNGNWVKTTQIPSDKASWGSFNALRENVDDASLDILNKILSETYTEGSEGQKIQNLYASFMDVNKRNADGLAPIKADLAKIDAIKNLNDLQKYLLEATKLGDNSFYGWRVSADMKNSTMNAVYLGGPDLGLGRDYYQKVNDANTKTLAEYQTYVGKLFDVLENKNSAQSAQNVVAFEKQLANYLLTLEQNRDANLRYNPKNVSELSGIVKNINLAQYLKDAGVNTDRVIIGELKYYQNMDQFLTEKNLPLLKDYLKYHLINGNASNLDDKLEQIRFDFYSKYLQGQKEQRPMNKRGLALVNSVLGEAFGKLYVEKYFTPEAKAQMETYIDYLLKSFKTHINDIDWMSPATKVKAQEKLSKFTVKIAYPDKWKDYTKLKVESPKQGATLYSNLQNVSAWQYQRSLDKVGKPVDKTEWGMSPQTVNAYYSGSNNEIVFPAAILQPPFYNPKADAAVNFGGIGAVIGHEISHGFDDSGSRFDGDGNLNNWWTDQDRKNFDAKVGQLAAQYSAYEPVKGSFVNGKFTSGENIGDLGGVAVAYDALQMYLKDKGNPGKISGFTQDQRFFMSWATVWRTKATDQFMINQVKTDPHSPGVFRAFGPLVNQDAFIKAFDIKPGDKMYKAPQDRIKIW
- a CDS encoding type VI secretion system contractile sheath small subunit; the encoded protein is MAMFNYGVGGNEVKVDANEAIQEIQENKSLIVSQLTTEESYTPEIVTGLKTVEDVFRHFQPSVAVQHETEDGGMVEEEFRFQNLGDFTPKSLTQKSDYLQQLSMEQEQYNKIVRQLKTNKILRNMLENDQTRAAFIEVLKEVAQELEK
- a CDS encoding DUF5458 family protein; this encodes MDSKLQAQESQQQGQQQQHSGQPKGNPLAELNKMGGFGFVESVVDGIANMNPTRKARKEIFLNDSNKAEERKELLQKINLWVSLLEGNESADKMADTCKTKAQAADQNLKTNLKNTLDAVRMLETNYRTVAQFYKNTELDKVDNVSIVNASLEQVSDLDNPLFIDAISEEFKNYYDRLDLRDNYSLLAIPGYLGSNKVIEKWAKICNENKVMMVTDFANLDKPDDVVDLFHSANLTGGELHRSNVIMTCNWLVGRGKAEEVGEEENVELPPSTSLAGKIHKTLMSQVAAGKKHGNINEVDAVKFELKKSEISQLEKMGLVPMVNEYGKIMAFSAKTLFTGDNIGLQTYSVVRVFDYVTKVLLDFLNRRAFENWNAKNEDDLRRQIVTFLDNIKGPDKLIEKFKIVRFEQDRVNKDRVWLDIRMTPYFPTKSFVIKLDGHKGDDGNEWDAQYTQE
- the mutY gene encoding A/G-specific adenine glycosylase, giving the protein MEKDHKSSGFLHIGNKLLNWYKKNARDLPFRQTKDPYKIWICEIVFQQTRISQGLGHYNSFIKRFPDVKTLAEAEEDEVLLYWKGLGYYSRAINIHKAAQQIMNDYQGTFPEQYEEILKLKGVGKYTAAAISSICFGGRMPAVDGNFYRVLSRIFADDFDISSSKAFTYFSELAFLIMPESAGDFNQAMMDIGSEVCKPKNPLCGECPVNEDCLAFSLQKVSDFPVKTKKVKAEDLALQYYFVHRNGQFLIQQRKEDFIWKKLFEFLPELPAELKPFIRNTKTISHKLTHKNLTIEITDVEVVSEAAWNSFTEQNQYIVTDFEAFHERSFPKPLENYIQNSLKD